A genomic region of Trifolium pratense cultivar HEN17-A07 linkage group LG3, ARS_RC_1.1, whole genome shotgun sequence contains the following coding sequences:
- the LOC123913029 gene encoding pantothenate kinase 2 isoform X2 yields MGPATGNSIHRSSSRPQLDVSKAEIQSNVEDKYPTILLPNQSDDLSHLALDIGGSLIKLVYFSRHEGQSDDDKRKKTLKERLGLSNGNRRSFPILGGRLHFVKFETRKINECLDFIHSKQLHRGGLESRYSDSVADQNAIIKATGGGAYKYADLFKERLGVSLDKEDEMDCLVAGANFLLKAIRHEAFTHMEGQKEFVQIDHNDLFPYLLVNVGSGVSMIKVDGDGKFERVSGTNVGGGTYWGLGRLLTKCKSFDELLELSQKGDNSTIDMLVGDIYGGLDYSKIGLSASTIASSFGKTISEKKELENYRPEDISLSLLRMISYNIGQIAYLNALRFKLKRIFFGGFFIRGHAYTMDTISFAVQYWSNGGAQAMFLRHEGFLGALGAFMSYEKHGLDDLMVHQLVERFPMGAPYTGGKIHGPPLGDLNEKISWMEKFLQKGTEITAPVPMTPVAGTTGLGGFEVPLSKGSALRSDASALNVGVLHLVPTLEVFPLLADPKLYEPNTIDLADPKELEYWLTILSEHLPDLVDKAVASEGGTDDAKRRGDAFARAFSAHLARLMEEPSAYGKLGLANLLEMREECLREFQFVDAYRSIKQRENEASLAVLPDLFVELDSMDEETRLLTLIEGVLAANIFDWGSRACVDLYHKGTIIEIYRMSRNKMRRPWRVDDFDVFKERMLGTGDKKFPPHRRALLFVDNSGADIVLGMLPLARELLRRGTEVVLVANSLPALNDVTAMELPDIVAEAAKHCDILRRAAEAGGLLVDAMINTDNSKENSSSVPLMVVENGCGSPCIDLRQVSSELAAAAKDADLIILEGMGRSLHTNLYAQFKCDALKLAMVKNQRLAEKLIKGNIYDCICKYQPAS; encoded by the exons ATGGGTCCTGCTACAGGCAATTCAATTCATAGATCAAGTTCAAGGCCTCAACTTGATGTTAGTAAAGCTGAAATTCAATCTAATGTTGAGGATAAGTATCCCACTATTTTGTTGCCTAATCAATCTGATGATTTGTCTCATCTAGCTCTTGATATTGGAG GATCTCTGATAAAGTTGGTGTACTTTTCGAGACATGAAGGCCAATCGGATGATGATAAAAGGAAGAAAACATTGAAGGAGCGATTGGGGCTTTCTAATGGTAACAGGAGAAGCTTTCCTATTCTTGGTGGAAGGCTTCACTTTGTGAAGTTTGAAACAAGAAAGATCAACGAGTGCTTagatttcattcattcaaagcAGCTTCACCGTGGTG GGTTGGAATCACGTTACTCCGATTCCGTGGCTGATCAAAATGCCATAATTAAG GCTACTGGTGGTGGAGCGTACAAGTATGCTGACCTTTTCAAAGAAAGACTTGGGGTTAGTCTTGACAAAGAAGATGAAATGGATTGTCTTGTCGCGGGAGCGAATTTCTTGCTTAAG GCAATACGTCATGAAGCTTTCACACACATGGAAGGCCAGAAAGAGTTTGTTCAAATTGACCATAATGATTTGTTCCCTTATCTTCTAGTTAATGTTGGTTCCGGTGTTAGTATGATCAAG GTTGATGGGGATGGAAAGTTTGAGAGGGTTAGTGGGACAAATGTTGGTGGTGGTACTTATTGGGGCCTGGGAAGACTGTTAACAAAGTGCAAGAG CTTTGATGAGTTGCTTGAGCTAAGCCAGAAAGGAGATAATAGTACTATCGACATGCTTGTTGGGGACATTTATGGTGGTTTGGATTATTCTAAG ATTGGCCTATCGGCTTCAACTATTGCTTCAAGTTTTGGGAAAACTATATCAGAAAAAAAGGAACTTGAAAACTACAGACCTGAAGACATATCACTCTCTCTTCTACGGATGATTTCATACAATATTGGCCAG ATAGCTTACTTAAATGCATTGCGATTTAAGTTGAAGAGAATATTTTTTGGAGGATTTTTTATCAGGGGCCATGCTTATACCATGGACACTATTTCTTTTGCTGTTCAATACTG gtCTAATGGGGGTGCCCAGGCAATGTTTTTGCGACATGAAGGATTTCTGGGAGCTTTAGGTGCATTTATGAGTTATGAAAAGCATGGTTTAGATGACCTCATGGTGCATCAGTTAGTTGAAAGGTTTCCGATGGGTGCTCCATATACTGGTGGAAAGATACATGGCCCGCCACTTGGAGATTTGAATGAGAAG ATTTCGTGGATGGAGAAGTTTTTACAGAAGGGAACGGAAATTACTGCACCTGTGCCAATGACTCCTGTTGCTGGAACTACTGGACTTGGAGGTTTTGAAGTCCCTTTGTCAAAGGGAAGTGCTCTGCGGTCTGATGCGAGTGCTCTAAATGTTGGTGTTCTCCATCTAGTACCAACTTTGGAAGTGTTTCCGTTGTTAGCAGACCCAAAATT GTATGAGCCCAATACAATTGATCTTGCAGATCCCAAGGAATTAGA ATATTGGCTCACTATTTTGTCAGAGCACTTGCCAGATCTTGTGGACAAG GCTGTTGCTAGTGAAGGTGGAACTGATGATGCTAAAAGAAGGGGTGATGCTTTTGCTCGTGCATTTTCTGCCCACTTGGCAAG GTTAATGGAGGAGCCTTCTGCATATGGGAAGTTAGGTCTGGCCAATCTATTGGAAATGAGGGAAGAGTGCTTGAGGGAATTCCAGTTTGTTGATGCCTACAGAAGTATAAAGCAGCG GGAAAATGAAGCATCACTTGCTGTTTTGCCTGACTTGTTTGTAGAACTTGATAGCATGGATGAG GAAACCAGACTGCTTACTCTAATTGAAGGCGTTCTCGCTGCAAACATTTTTGACTGGGGATCTCGTGCATGTGTAGATCTCTATCATAAAGGAACAATTATTGAAATTTACAGAATGAGTCGCAATAAAATGCGCAGACCTTGGCGG GTTGATGATTTTGATGTCTTCAAAGAGAGAATGTTAGGGACCGGGGACAAGAAGTTTCCCCCTCATAGAAGAGCTTTACTTTTTGTTGATAATTCAGGTGCTGACATTGTTCTAGGGATGCTTCCACTGGCTAGGGAGCTCCTCCGACGTGGAACTGAA GTAGTTCTTGTTGCAAACTCGCTTCCTGCTTTAAATGATGTGACTGCAATGGAGCTTCCTGATATTGTAGCTGAGGCTGCCAAG CATTGCGACATTCTAAGGCGAGCTGCTGAAGCCGGGGGCTTGCTTGTCGATGCAATGATTAATACAGATAACTCTAAAGAAAATTCATCTTCGGTCCCCTTGATGGTTGTTGAGAATGGATGTGGTAGTCCATGCATAGACTTAAGACAGGTCAGCTCTGAGTTGGCTGCTGCAGCAAAAGATGCCGATTTG ATAATTTTGGAAGGGATGGGTAGATCTCTGCATACTAACCTCTATGCTCAATTTAAGTGTGATGCTCTGAAG CTTGCGATGGTGAAAAATCAGAGGTTGGCTGAAAAGTTGATTAAAGGGAACATATATGACTGTATTTGCAAATACCAGCCTGCTAGTTGA
- the LOC123916162 gene encoding RNA-binding protein 48-like isoform X2, whose product MSRYKDESPAVRVYTVCDESRYLIVRNVPALGCGNDMLQLFSTCGEVEECKPMDAEDCEQFTDVYWIKFCLFSNARKLDEFVFLRNRLQDSYAPHFESLSDTKDKLEGRRREVLARLNRKIIAYHVCYILIIGMLYRIVVKSRLRKILIRSNSAMPQ is encoded by the exons ATGTCTCGTTACAAAGACGAATCCCCTGCAGTTCGTGTTTACACCGTCTGCGATGAATCAAG ATATTTGATTGTGAGGAACGTTCCAGCATTAGGTTGTGGCAATGATATGCTCCAACTTTTTTCAACCTGTGGAGAAGTAGAGGA GTGTAAGCCAATGGATGCAGAAGACTGCGAGCAATTCACTGATGTTTATTGGATCAAATTTTGTCTTTTCAGCAATGCCAG AAAATTGGATGAGTTTGTTTTCCTTAGAAACCGACTGCAGGATTCGTATGCTCCCCATTTTGAGAGTTTGTCTGATACAAAGGATAAATTAGAGGGAAGAAGAAGGGAGGTTTTAGCTCGGTTGAACCGTAAGATTATAGCTTACCATGTTTGTTACATTTTAATTATTGGCATGCTATATAGAATTGTCGTCAAAAGTAGACTGCGGAAGATATTGATTcgttcaaattccgctatgcCACAGTAG
- the LOC123919043 gene encoding dof zinc finger protein DOF5.6, which yields MGLSSLHVCNSMESSADHWLQGTIHEESGMDSSSPISGDMLTCSRPSSMIDQRRLRPPHDLSLKCPRCDSTHTKFCYYNNYSLSQPRYFCKTCRRYWTKGGTLRNIPVGGGCRKNKKVSNKKSNDNNHHLVTSNNNNIQNQPHHVPSYHHQNPKDLQLSFPDVQFSHLSNLLGTNGALGNPNFMLENPRPIDFMMESKLEGIIGSSSRNFDNFFGNGDHMSMNMGGVGIGGGDMMNGTQNGLSQNFHHAFGGMSFDGGNNNSGAYLMDSCQRLMLPYDANDDQDHNDVKPNPKLLSLEWQQDQGCSDVGKESFGYGSWSGSMMNGYYGSSTTNPLING from the exons ATGGGTTTATCTTCTCTTCACGTTTGCAATAGTATGGAATCATCTGCAGATCATTGGTTGCAG GGCACAATTCACGAGGAATCAGGAATGGATTCATCTTCACCAATATCTGGTGACATGCTAACATGTTCAAGACCATCATCCATGATAGATCAAAGGAGGCTAAGACCACCACATGACCTATCTCTAAAATGTCCGAGGTGCGACTCAACTCACACCAAATTCTGCTACTATAACAACTACAGTCTCTCTCAGCCAAGGTATTTCTGCAAGACTTGTAGAAGGTATTGGACCAAAGGTGGAACTCTTAGAAACATCCCTGTTGGTGGAGGTTGTAGAAAAAACAAGAAAGTTTCTAACAAAAAATCCAATGATAATAATCACCATTTAGttactagtaataataataatattcaaaacCAACCACATCACGTTCCTTCTTACCATCATCAAAACCCTAAAGATCTTCAACTTTCTTTCCCTGATGTGCAATTTTCTCACTTAAGTAACTTACTTGGAACTAATGGAGCATTAGGAAACCCTAATTTCATGCTTGAGAATCCTAGACCTATTGATTTCATGATGGAAAGTAAGTTAGAAGGTATAATTGGAAGTAGTTCTAggaattttgataatttttttggaaaTGGTGATCATATGAGTATGAATATGGGAGGAGTTGGGATTGGAGGTGGTGATATGATGAATGGTACTCAAAATGGTTTGTCACAAAATTTTCATCATGCATTTGGTGGCATGTCATTTGATGGAGGAAACAATAACAGTGGTGCTTATTTAATGGATTCTTGTCAAAGACTTATGCTTCCTTATGATGCTAATGATGATCAGGATCATAATGATGTGAAACCAAACCCTAAATTATTGTCACTTGAATGGCAACAAGATCAAGGTTGCTCTGATGTTGGAAAAGAGTCATTTGGATATGGATCATGGAGTGGTAGTATGATGAATGGTTATTATGGATCTTCTACAACAAACCCTTTGATCAACGGCTGA
- the LOC123916162 gene encoding RNA-binding protein 48-like isoform X1, with protein sequence MSRYKDESPAVRVYTVCDESRYLIVRNVPALGCGNDMLQLFSTCGEVEECKPMDAEDCEQFTDVYWIKFCLFSNARFAKRKLDEFVFLRNRLQDSYAPHFESLSDTKDKLEGRRREVLARLNRKIIAYHVCYILIIGMLYRIVVKSRLRKILIRSNSAMPQ encoded by the exons ATGTCTCGTTACAAAGACGAATCCCCTGCAGTTCGTGTTTACACCGTCTGCGATGAATCAAG ATATTTGATTGTGAGGAACGTTCCAGCATTAGGTTGTGGCAATGATATGCTCCAACTTTTTTCAACCTGTGGAGAAGTAGAGGA GTGTAAGCCAATGGATGCAGAAGACTGCGAGCAATTCACTGATGTTTATTGGATCAAATTTTGTCTTTTCAGCAATGCCAG GTTTGCAAAAAGAAAATTGGATGAGTTTGTTTTCCTTAGAAACCGACTGCAGGATTCGTATGCTCCCCATTTTGAGAGTTTGTCTGATACAAAGGATAAATTAGAGGGAAGAAGAAGGGAGGTTTTAGCTCGGTTGAACCGTAAGATTATAGCTTACCATGTTTGTTACATTTTAATTATTGGCATGCTATATAGAATTGTCGTCAAAAGTAGACTGCGGAAGATATTGATTcgttcaaattccgctatgcCACAGTAG
- the LOC123916162 gene encoding RNA-binding protein 48-like isoform X4, producing MSRYKDESPAVRVYTVCDESRYLIVRNVPALGCGNDMLQLFSTCGEVEECKPMDAEDCEQFTDVYWIKFCLFSNARKLDEFVFLRNRLQDSYAPHFESLSDTKDKLEGRRREVLARLNPRRSKETIASSTRPLINSNTSFP from the exons ATGTCTCGTTACAAAGACGAATCCCCTGCAGTTCGTGTTTACACCGTCTGCGATGAATCAAG ATATTTGATTGTGAGGAACGTTCCAGCATTAGGTTGTGGCAATGATATGCTCCAACTTTTTTCAACCTGTGGAGAAGTAGAGGA GTGTAAGCCAATGGATGCAGAAGACTGCGAGCAATTCACTGATGTTTATTGGATCAAATTTTGTCTTTTCAGCAATGCCAG AAAATTGGATGAGTTTGTTTTCCTTAGAAACCGACTGCAGGATTCGTATGCTCCCCATTTTGAGAGTTTGTCTGATACAAAGGATAAATTAGAGGGAAGAAGAAGGGAGGTTTTAGCTCGGTTGAACC CTAGAAGATCCAAAGAGACTATAGCTTCAAGCACTAGGCCCCTGATTAACTCAAACACCAGTTTCCCCTAG
- the LOC123916162 gene encoding RNA-binding protein 48-like isoform X3, whose amino-acid sequence MSRYKDESPAVRVYTVCDESRYLIVRNVPALGCGNDMLQLFSTCGEVEECKPMDAEDCEQFTDVYWIKFCLFSNARFAKRKLDEFVFLRNRLQDSYAPHFESLSDTKDKLEGRRREVLARLNPRRSKETIASSTRPLINSNTSFP is encoded by the exons ATGTCTCGTTACAAAGACGAATCCCCTGCAGTTCGTGTTTACACCGTCTGCGATGAATCAAG ATATTTGATTGTGAGGAACGTTCCAGCATTAGGTTGTGGCAATGATATGCTCCAACTTTTTTCAACCTGTGGAGAAGTAGAGGA GTGTAAGCCAATGGATGCAGAAGACTGCGAGCAATTCACTGATGTTTATTGGATCAAATTTTGTCTTTTCAGCAATGCCAG GTTTGCAAAAAGAAAATTGGATGAGTTTGTTTTCCTTAGAAACCGACTGCAGGATTCGTATGCTCCCCATTTTGAGAGTTTGTCTGATACAAAGGATAAATTAGAGGGAAGAAGAAGGGAGGTTTTAGCTCGGTTGAACC CTAGAAGATCCAAAGAGACTATAGCTTCAAGCACTAGGCCCCTGATTAACTCAAACACCAGTTTCCCCTAG
- the LOC123916163 gene encoding iron-sulfur cluster assembly protein 1-like — MMRIAVACAKRLVGTASFETQVPAIRVLPRFYHERVVDHYDNPRNVGSFDKNDPTIGTGLVGAPACGDVMKLQIKVDEKTGKIIDARFKTFGCGSAIASSSVATEWVKGKQMEEVLTIKNTEIAKHLSLPPVKLHCSMLAEDAIKAAVKDYEAKRASATASTTATGEKSATA; from the exons atgatgaGAATCGCAGTAGCGTGCGCAAAGAGACTTGTTGGAACGGCGTCGTTTGAGACACAAGTTCCGGCAATTAGGGTTCTTCCACGATTCTACCACGAGAGGGTTGTCGATCATTACGATAATCCCCGGAATGTTGGATCCTTCGATAAGAACGATCCTACGATAGGAACTGGTCTTGTTGGAGCACCCGCTTGTGGCGATGTTATGAAGCTTCAGATTAAGGTTGATGAGAAAACCGGAAAAATCATCGATGCTCGCTTTAAGACCTTTGGCTGTGGTTCCGCCATTGCTTCTTCCTCCGtcg CTACTGAATGGGTTAAGGGAAAGCAAATGGAGGAGGTTTTAACTATTAAGAACAC TGAAATTGCAAAGCATCTTTCACTCCCACCAGTTAAGCTACACTGCAGCATGCTTGCTGAGGATGCTATAAAAGCTGCTGTTAAAGATTATGAAGCTAAGCGAGCCTCCGCTACTGCAAGCACAACAGCCACAGGAGAAAAATCTGCCACTGCATGA
- the LOC123913029 gene encoding pantothenate kinase 2 isoform X1, whose product MADLVEEEQQVVGIDDNKLVHLEGSSGQGEKDMGPATGNSIHRSSSRPQLDVSKAEIQSNVEDKYPTILLPNQSDDLSHLALDIGGSLIKLVYFSRHEGQSDDDKRKKTLKERLGLSNGNRRSFPILGGRLHFVKFETRKINECLDFIHSKQLHRGGLESRYSDSVADQNAIIKATGGGAYKYADLFKERLGVSLDKEDEMDCLVAGANFLLKAIRHEAFTHMEGQKEFVQIDHNDLFPYLLVNVGSGVSMIKVDGDGKFERVSGTNVGGGTYWGLGRLLTKCKSFDELLELSQKGDNSTIDMLVGDIYGGLDYSKIGLSASTIASSFGKTISEKKELENYRPEDISLSLLRMISYNIGQIAYLNALRFKLKRIFFGGFFIRGHAYTMDTISFAVQYWSNGGAQAMFLRHEGFLGALGAFMSYEKHGLDDLMVHQLVERFPMGAPYTGGKIHGPPLGDLNEKISWMEKFLQKGTEITAPVPMTPVAGTTGLGGFEVPLSKGSALRSDASALNVGVLHLVPTLEVFPLLADPKLYEPNTIDLADPKELEYWLTILSEHLPDLVDKAVASEGGTDDAKRRGDAFARAFSAHLARLMEEPSAYGKLGLANLLEMREECLREFQFVDAYRSIKQRENEASLAVLPDLFVELDSMDEETRLLTLIEGVLAANIFDWGSRACVDLYHKGTIIEIYRMSRNKMRRPWRVDDFDVFKERMLGTGDKKFPPHRRALLFVDNSGADIVLGMLPLARELLRRGTEVVLVANSLPALNDVTAMELPDIVAEAAKHCDILRRAAEAGGLLVDAMINTDNSKENSSSVPLMVVENGCGSPCIDLRQVSSELAAAAKDADLIILEGMGRSLHTNLYAQFKCDALKLAMVKNQRLAEKLIKGNIYDCICKYQPAS is encoded by the exons atggCTGATTTGGTTGAAGAGGAACAACAAGTTGTTGGTATTGACGATAATAAGCTTGTACATTTGGAGGGTAGTAGTGGTCAAGGTGAAAAAGATATGGGTCCTGCTACAGGCAATTCAATTCATAGATCAAGTTCAAGGCCTCAACTTGATGTTAGTAAAGCTGAAATTCAATCTAATGTTGAGGATAAGTATCCCACTATTTTGTTGCCTAATCAATCTGATGATTTGTCTCATCTAGCTCTTGATATTGGAG GATCTCTGATAAAGTTGGTGTACTTTTCGAGACATGAAGGCCAATCGGATGATGATAAAAGGAAGAAAACATTGAAGGAGCGATTGGGGCTTTCTAATGGTAACAGGAGAAGCTTTCCTATTCTTGGTGGAAGGCTTCACTTTGTGAAGTTTGAAACAAGAAAGATCAACGAGTGCTTagatttcattcattcaaagcAGCTTCACCGTGGTG GGTTGGAATCACGTTACTCCGATTCCGTGGCTGATCAAAATGCCATAATTAAG GCTACTGGTGGTGGAGCGTACAAGTATGCTGACCTTTTCAAAGAAAGACTTGGGGTTAGTCTTGACAAAGAAGATGAAATGGATTGTCTTGTCGCGGGAGCGAATTTCTTGCTTAAG GCAATACGTCATGAAGCTTTCACACACATGGAAGGCCAGAAAGAGTTTGTTCAAATTGACCATAATGATTTGTTCCCTTATCTTCTAGTTAATGTTGGTTCCGGTGTTAGTATGATCAAG GTTGATGGGGATGGAAAGTTTGAGAGGGTTAGTGGGACAAATGTTGGTGGTGGTACTTATTGGGGCCTGGGAAGACTGTTAACAAAGTGCAAGAG CTTTGATGAGTTGCTTGAGCTAAGCCAGAAAGGAGATAATAGTACTATCGACATGCTTGTTGGGGACATTTATGGTGGTTTGGATTATTCTAAG ATTGGCCTATCGGCTTCAACTATTGCTTCAAGTTTTGGGAAAACTATATCAGAAAAAAAGGAACTTGAAAACTACAGACCTGAAGACATATCACTCTCTCTTCTACGGATGATTTCATACAATATTGGCCAG ATAGCTTACTTAAATGCATTGCGATTTAAGTTGAAGAGAATATTTTTTGGAGGATTTTTTATCAGGGGCCATGCTTATACCATGGACACTATTTCTTTTGCTGTTCAATACTG gtCTAATGGGGGTGCCCAGGCAATGTTTTTGCGACATGAAGGATTTCTGGGAGCTTTAGGTGCATTTATGAGTTATGAAAAGCATGGTTTAGATGACCTCATGGTGCATCAGTTAGTTGAAAGGTTTCCGATGGGTGCTCCATATACTGGTGGAAAGATACATGGCCCGCCACTTGGAGATTTGAATGAGAAG ATTTCGTGGATGGAGAAGTTTTTACAGAAGGGAACGGAAATTACTGCACCTGTGCCAATGACTCCTGTTGCTGGAACTACTGGACTTGGAGGTTTTGAAGTCCCTTTGTCAAAGGGAAGTGCTCTGCGGTCTGATGCGAGTGCTCTAAATGTTGGTGTTCTCCATCTAGTACCAACTTTGGAAGTGTTTCCGTTGTTAGCAGACCCAAAATT GTATGAGCCCAATACAATTGATCTTGCAGATCCCAAGGAATTAGA ATATTGGCTCACTATTTTGTCAGAGCACTTGCCAGATCTTGTGGACAAG GCTGTTGCTAGTGAAGGTGGAACTGATGATGCTAAAAGAAGGGGTGATGCTTTTGCTCGTGCATTTTCTGCCCACTTGGCAAG GTTAATGGAGGAGCCTTCTGCATATGGGAAGTTAGGTCTGGCCAATCTATTGGAAATGAGGGAAGAGTGCTTGAGGGAATTCCAGTTTGTTGATGCCTACAGAAGTATAAAGCAGCG GGAAAATGAAGCATCACTTGCTGTTTTGCCTGACTTGTTTGTAGAACTTGATAGCATGGATGAG GAAACCAGACTGCTTACTCTAATTGAAGGCGTTCTCGCTGCAAACATTTTTGACTGGGGATCTCGTGCATGTGTAGATCTCTATCATAAAGGAACAATTATTGAAATTTACAGAATGAGTCGCAATAAAATGCGCAGACCTTGGCGG GTTGATGATTTTGATGTCTTCAAAGAGAGAATGTTAGGGACCGGGGACAAGAAGTTTCCCCCTCATAGAAGAGCTTTACTTTTTGTTGATAATTCAGGTGCTGACATTGTTCTAGGGATGCTTCCACTGGCTAGGGAGCTCCTCCGACGTGGAACTGAA GTAGTTCTTGTTGCAAACTCGCTTCCTGCTTTAAATGATGTGACTGCAATGGAGCTTCCTGATATTGTAGCTGAGGCTGCCAAG CATTGCGACATTCTAAGGCGAGCTGCTGAAGCCGGGGGCTTGCTTGTCGATGCAATGATTAATACAGATAACTCTAAAGAAAATTCATCTTCGGTCCCCTTGATGGTTGTTGAGAATGGATGTGGTAGTCCATGCATAGACTTAAGACAGGTCAGCTCTGAGTTGGCTGCTGCAGCAAAAGATGCCGATTTG ATAATTTTGGAAGGGATGGGTAGATCTCTGCATACTAACCTCTATGCTCAATTTAAGTGTGATGCTCTGAAG CTTGCGATGGTGAAAAATCAGAGGTTGGCTGAAAAGTTGATTAAAGGGAACATATATGACTGTATTTGCAAATACCAGCCTGCTAGTTGA